In Methanobacterium paludis, the following proteins share a genomic window:
- the afpA gene encoding archaeoflavoprotein AfpA: protein MIKKGKRRKIAWGITGSGEKLVETVEIMEKMKEKYKKEFDVRVFVSKAGDQVLKYYNLSNTLETIFDKTWTEINANAPFLAGQIQLGSFEFLLLAPATSNTVAKISLRIADTLLTNAAIMGQKTSTPIYIMPTDFREGTVTTKLPNGRDLDLKITRADAEHVEKLAGMENTFVFEYPDDIPIIFKKYSV, encoded by the coding sequence ATGATAAAAAAAGGGAAAAGAAGGAAGATAGCATGGGGCATCACTGGAAGTGGTGAGAAATTAGTTGAAACAGTGGAAATCATGGAAAAAATGAAGGAAAAATATAAAAAAGAATTTGATGTAAGGGTTTTCGTTTCAAAGGCAGGGGACCAGGTGTTGAAGTACTACAACTTATCCAATACGCTTGAAACAATATTTGACAAAACTTGGACTGAAATAAATGCTAATGCACCATTTTTAGCCGGCCAAATACAGCTTGGAAGTTTTGAATTCTTACTTCTGGCTCCTGCTACTTCTAACACTGTTGCAAAAATTTCGTTGCGTATAGCAGATACTCTACTTACAAATGCAGCTATTATGGGTCAAAAAACATCAACACCCATTTACATAATGCCCACAGACTTTCGAGAGGGAACAGTGACCACTAAACTCCCAAACGGGCGTGATCTCGATCTTAAGATAACCCGGGCGGATGCTGAACATGTTGAAAAGCTGGCAGGTATGGAAAATACATTTGTATTTGAATATCCCGATGATATTCCCATAATTTTCAAAAAATATTCTGTTTAA
- a CDS encoding adenosine-specific kinase, producing MDLEIKIVKLEVPDDCNIILGQSHFIKTVEDLYEAIFNTVPQAEFGIAFGEASGDCLVRCAGNNKELVKIASNKMLEIGCGHSFLIYLKNAFPINVTQRIKSVPEVVNLFCATSNPVEVLIVETEQGRGIIGVVDGFIPKGIETEEDVNQRKAFLRSIGYKF from the coding sequence ATGGATTTAGAAATTAAAATTGTTAAATTAGAGGTTCCAGATGACTGCAACATAATCCTTGGACAGAGCCATTTCATAAAAACAGTTGAAGACCTTTATGAAGCTATTTTTAACACAGTTCCCCAGGCAGAGTTTGGTATCGCTTTTGGAGAGGCATCAGGCGACTGTCTTGTAAGATGTGCTGGCAACAACAAAGAGCTGGTGAAAATTGCCAGCAACAAGATGCTTGAAATCGGGTGCGGACACTCGTTTCTCATATACCTCAAAAATGCCTTTCCAATCAACGTCACACAACGTATAAAAAGCGTGCCAGAAGTTGTAAACCTATTTTGTGCCACATCTAACCCCGTTGAAGTTTTAATAGTTGAAACGGAGCAGGGTAGAGGCATAATTGGAGTTGTAGATGGATTTATACCTAAAGGAATTGAAACTGAAGAAGACGTGAATCAGAGGAAAGCCTTCCTTAGAAGCATCGGTTACAAATTCTGA
- a CDS encoding PAS domain S-box protein, whose amino-acid sequence MNIYAVISLLASVICIFLGNFIYYKNPKSQLNKLIAILCIFVGFLAFTEFGYRQAENASTAYFWLKLSTLWPFVPALLLHIALIFTEKRDFLKSKMIYLVYLPAIILSGLGLTTDLIINGALREYWGWTYTVPFDPTLFGIMSLWSMFGGFTAAALFFLYYSKTTKPMEKKQTKYIFIGLYIPLIISLISDLIFPLVSIRVPELTMTSITIGLLFIAYGIYKYHFPILTPAMAADKIIATMSNFLIILNPKKRIVTVNNASLKLLGYSEEKIKGKPLQFIFKDEKTLDKILKNLNEDQMENGDVKTFETKLKAKNNKIIPVLLSVSGIKIIDDEPLGIVCIGSDLTEKKNMMTALHKTEELYKTLVKTDPDSVVTTDMAGKITYLSPRALEMHEYETPDELLGKNILELITPEDHQKAGLDMQKTIQRGILRNLEYIMKKKDGKQFIGELNATLIKNIDGEPFAFLTTTRDITHHKKTEAQIKASLEEKDVLLKEIHHRVKNNLQIVSSLLNLQSGYIEDKEAQNVFKESQNRVKSMAMIHEKLYQSENFARINFGDYIKNLASGLFSSYGVNITVIKLKINVDSILLDINTAIPCGLILNELVTNSVKHAFPKGMHGEIEIGFFRNNNDENVLTVIDTGIGFPEDMDFRNTDTLGMRLITSLTDQIDGELELITEGRTEFRITFT is encoded by the coding sequence ATGAACATATATGCCGTCATATCTCTGCTCGCATCGGTGATATGCATCTTTTTAGGGAACTTCATTTACTACAAGAATCCTAAAAGCCAACTAAATAAGCTGATTGCAATTTTATGTATATTTGTTGGATTTCTGGCTTTCACAGAATTTGGATATCGGCAGGCTGAAAATGCAAGCACCGCTTACTTCTGGTTAAAATTAAGTACCTTATGGCCATTTGTACCTGCTTTACTGCTGCATATAGCATTAATCTTCACAGAAAAACGCGACTTCCTTAAAAGTAAAATGATTTACCTGGTGTATCTACCCGCCATAATACTCTCGGGGCTGGGACTCACAACTGATCTAATCATAAACGGAGCTTTAAGAGAATATTGGGGTTGGACCTACACCGTGCCATTTGATCCAACTTTATTTGGGATAATGAGTCTATGGAGTATGTTTGGAGGGTTCACAGCTGCCGCCCTATTCTTCTTATATTACTCGAAGACCACAAAACCCATGGAAAAAAAGCAGACCAAGTACATATTCATAGGTCTCTACATTCCCCTAATTATTAGCTTAATAAGCGATCTTATTTTCCCATTGGTATCAATAAGAGTTCCAGAACTCACAATGACAAGTATAACTATAGGACTCCTGTTTATTGCTTACGGAATCTATAAGTATCATTTCCCTATTCTTACACCTGCAATGGCTGCAGATAAAATAATAGCCACCATGTCTAACTTCCTTATCATATTAAACCCTAAAAAAAGGATAGTAACAGTGAACAACGCATCTTTAAAACTTTTAGGATACTCTGAAGAAAAAATTAAGGGTAAACCATTACAATTTATTTTTAAGGATGAAAAAACGTTAGATAAGATTTTAAAAAATTTAAATGAAGATCAGATGGAAAATGGAGACGTAAAAACTTTTGAAACCAAATTAAAGGCAAAAAATAACAAAATTATACCCGTACTCCTGTCTGTATCAGGTATTAAAATCATAGACGATGAGCCACTTGGAATTGTATGTATTGGAAGTGATTTAACTGAAAAGAAAAATATGATGACGGCGCTTCACAAAACTGAGGAACTCTACAAAACTTTGGTAAAAACAGACCCTGATTCTGTTGTTACAACAGATATGGCAGGTAAAATTACCTACTTATCCCCAAGAGCCCTTGAAATGCACGAATATGAAACCCCTGATGAACTGCTTGGGAAAAACATCCTTGAATTAATAACCCCTGAAGACCACCAAAAAGCCGGTTTAGACATGCAAAAAACCATCCAAAGGGGCATTTTAAGAAATTTAGAGTACATTATGAAGAAAAAGGATGGTAAACAGTTTATAGGAGAATTAAATGCAACACTTATTAAAAACATTGACGGAGAACCCTTTGCATTCCTGACAACAACCAGAGACATAACACATCACAAAAAAACAGAAGCACAGATAAAAGCTTCCCTTGAAGAGAAGGATGTTCTCTTAAAGGAAATCCACCACCGTGTTAAAAACAACCTCCAAATTGTCTCAAGCCTCCTGAACCTTCAGTCTGGTTACATTGAAGATAAAGAAGCTCAGAATGTTTTTAAAGAAAGTCAAAATAGGGTTAAATCCATGGCAATGATCCATGAAAAATTATACCAATCAGAAAACTTTGCACGCATCAACTTTGGGGATTACATCAAAAACCTGGCATCAGGACTGTTCAGCTCATATGGAGTAAATATAACCGTTATTAAGCTTAAAATAAATGTTGACAGTATATTACTGGACATAAACACAGCAATCCCCTGCGGACTCATTTTAAACGAACTTGTGACCAACTCAGTGAAACATGCATTTCCCAAAGGGATGCATGGAGAAATAGAAATCGGTTTTTTTAGAAATAATAATGATGAAAACGTTTTAACTGTGATTGATACAGGTATAGGTTTCCCGGAAGATATGGACTTTAGAAATACAGATACTTTAGGAATGCGTTTAATAACAAGCCTAACAGACCAAATTGACGGGGAATTAGAACTTATAACTGAAGGAAGGACCGAATTCAGGATTACTTTTACATGA
- a CDS encoding helix-turn-helix domain-containing protein, translating into MKEKMREIALRISELRELSEIGAEEMAQYLNIPIETYKQYEDGIYDIPASILYEIAHKLNVDMGLLLTGEETRMHIFTVTRKGKGVKVDRRKQYKYENLAEKFIHKKAEPFVVTVEPRADGSKPSTNSHPGQEFNYVIMGSLKLYIHENEIILEKGDSVFFDSTYEHAMEALNNKTAKFLAIVM; encoded by the coding sequence ATGAAAGAAAAAATGAGAGAAATTGCTTTACGTATTTCAGAGTTGAGAGAACTGTCTGAAATTGGTGCCGAGGAGATGGCACAATATCTGAACATACCAATTGAAACTTACAAACAGTATGAAGATGGGATCTATGACATCCCTGCAAGTATTCTGTATGAAATTGCCCACAAGTTGAATGTGGACATGGGCCTTTTACTTACCGGTGAAGAAACCAGAATGCATATATTCACCGTGACAAGGAAGGGGAAGGGTGTCAAGGTTGATAGGAGAAAACAGTACAAGTACGAGAACCTCGCCGAAAAATTCATTCACAAAAAAGCGGAGCCATTCGTTGTGACAGTTGAACCTAGAGCTGATGGCAGCAAACCATCAACCAACTCACATCCCGGTCAGGAGTTTAACTATGTTATAATGGGCTCTTTGAAGTTGTACATTCACGAAAATGAGATAATACTCGAAAAAGGAGACTCAGTATTTTTTGATTCAACATATGAACATGCAATGGAAGCATTAAACAATAAAACTGCTAAATTCCTTGCAATAGTGATGTAA
- a CDS encoding AMP-binding protein, which yields MSHLLNKFVPKTEFESYKDFKENFRIEFPENFNFAFDVVDEYASKYPEKVGLVWCDDDQEKIFTFRDLKNYSNKTANFLRQCGVEKGDRVILTLKSRYEFWFCLLALHKLGAIAIPATHMLKTKDITYRITSAGISMAICITENGVPDYFDEAEAQLKDTKLLKAFVGDGEREGWFNLREGIEKASPEFERPKGDAETKVSDVSIGLFSSGTTGLPKMVNHSYTYPLGHIITAKYWQNVLEDGLHYTIADTGWGKALWGQIYGQWIAGSAVFIYDYDRFDAAHVLDKASKHGVTTFCAPPTIYRFLIKEDLSKYDFSNLQYVVTAGEPLNPEVYNKFYEFTGLKLREGFGQTETVASVANFPWIKPKPGSMGKPSPGYDVMLLDKEGKPCDVGEEGEICFRIHKRPIGLFTGYYRKPEKTREACHGGYYHTGDTAWKDEDGYLWFVGRNDDIIKSSGYRIGPFEVESAVISHPSVLECAITGVPHPIRGQVIKATIVLAKGYKPSEELKKDIQNHVKGVTAPYKYPRVVEFVEELPKTISGKIKRVEIREKDLGNVSGGSET from the coding sequence ATGTCACATTTACTGAATAAATTTGTTCCAAAAACTGAATTTGAATCATATAAAGATTTTAAAGAGAATTTCAGGATAGAATTTCCCGAAAACTTCAACTTCGCCTTTGACGTTGTTGATGAATATGCCAGTAAGTACCCTGAGAAGGTTGGCCTTGTCTGGTGTGATGATGATCAGGAGAAGATCTTCACCTTCAGGGACCTTAAAAATTACAGCAACAAAACAGCCAACTTCCTCAGGCAATGCGGAGTAGAAAAGGGTGACAGAGTTATTTTAACCCTTAAAAGTCGATATGAGTTCTGGTTCTGCCTGTTGGCCTTGCACAAGTTAGGGGCAATAGCAATCCCTGCAACTCACATGCTAAAAACCAAGGACATAACCTACAGGATAACAAGTGCAGGAATCAGTATGGCTATCTGCATAACAGAAAATGGAGTCCCCGACTATTTCGATGAGGCAGAGGCACAACTCAAGGATACAAAACTTTTAAAAGCTTTCGTGGGTGATGGAGAACGTGAAGGATGGTTTAATCTACGTGAAGGAATTGAAAAAGCTTCACCAGAGTTTGAAAGACCTAAGGGGGATGCTGAAACAAAAGTTTCTGATGTTTCAATTGGGTTATTCTCATCAGGAACCACAGGACTCCCTAAAATGGTTAACCACAGTTATACCTATCCTCTTGGCCACATAATCACGGCAAAGTATTGGCAAAATGTTTTAGAGGATGGATTGCACTACACGATTGCAGACACTGGATGGGGTAAGGCCCTGTGGGGTCAGATATATGGGCAGTGGATTGCAGGAAGTGCCGTATTTATATACGATTATGACAGATTCGACGCAGCCCATGTCCTGGATAAAGCATCAAAACATGGAGTTACAACCTTCTGTGCACCTCCAACAATCTATAGATTCCTCATAAAAGAAGATCTTTCCAAATATGATTTTTCAAATCTTCAATACGTGGTTACAGCCGGTGAACCATTGAATCCGGAGGTTTACAACAAATTCTATGAGTTCACAGGTTTAAAATTGAGAGAAGGCTTCGGACAGACTGAAACCGTTGCATCTGTTGCTAACTTCCCATGGATCAAACCTAAACCTGGATCAATGGGAAAACCATCTCCAGGATATGATGTTATGCTTCTTGACAAAGAGGGAAAACCCTGTGATGTTGGAGAAGAAGGGGAGATATGTTTCAGAATCCATAAAAGGCCAATAGGACTTTTCACAGGTTACTACCGCAAACCTGAGAAAACGAGGGAAGCATGCCACGGAGGTTACTACCACACAGGAGACACGGCCTGGAAGGATGAAGATGGCTACCTCTGGTTTGTGGGACGTAACGATGACATAATCAAAAGTTCAGGCTACAGGATAGGGCCTTTCGAAGTTGAGAGCGCCGTAATATCCCATCCTTCAGTTCTTGAATGTGCAATAACGGGTGTACCCCACCCCATAAGGGGGCAGGTGATAAAGGCAACCATAGTACTTGCCAAGGGTTATAAACCTTCAGAAGAACTTAAAAAGGATATACAAAACCATGTTAAAGGTGTAACAGCTCCTTATAAGTATCCACGTGTTGTTGAATTTGTTGAAGAGCTTCCAAAAACCATAAGTGGTAAAATAAAACGTGTGGAAATAAGGGAAAAAGATTTGGGAAATGTATCTGGTGGTTCAGAAACCTAG
- a CDS encoding 4Fe-4S dicluster domain-containing protein, with protein MSEKIQKKEPYPVINTLECKACGRCVLACRKGVLKLSDDTNERGYRYVVYKGEGCSGCGDCYYTCPEPLAIEIHIPKKDKKNEGEKKQWPRSSLREIQPL; from the coding sequence ATGTCTGAAAAGATTCAAAAAAAGGAGCCGTATCCAGTGATCAACACTCTGGAATGTAAAGCATGTGGAAGATGTGTTTTAGCATGTAGAAAGGGTGTTTTAAAGTTAAGTGATGATACAAACGAAAGAGGATATCGTTACGTAGTTTACAAGGGTGAAGGATGCTCAGGATGTGGTGATTGTTACTACACCTGCCCTGAACCACTTGCAATAGAGATTCATATACCCAAAAAAGATAAAAAAAATGAAGGGGAGAAGAAACAATGGCCACGCAGCTCATTAAGGGAAATACAGCCGTTATAA
- a CDS encoding 3-methyl-2-oxobutanoate dehydrogenase subunit VorB: MATQLIKGNTAVIIGAMYAGCDCYFGYPITPATEILHEASKYFPMVGRKFVQAESEEAAINMVYGGASTGHRVMTASSGPGISLKQEGISFLAGAELPCVIVDIVRAGPGLGNIGPEQGDYNQIVKGGGHGNYKNIVLAPNSVQEMCDFTAKAFELAEKYRNPVIVLADGVLGQMVEPLHFPETAFQPKIDTSWAVCGNAETKKNLVTSIFLNFDQLEDFNYRIQEKYAVMEENEVRFEEYQMEDAEIILVAYGISSRIARAAVESARAEGIKVGLFRPQTLFPFPKNELKKIAEERECKFLSVEMSNGQMRDDIRLAIECKRPVELVNRMGGNLMDRDSIMSKIKEIAGKKVEGKFEGIGKIDKIDPDKAIGDKIDGNGGGD, translated from the coding sequence ATGGCCACGCAGCTCATTAAGGGAAATACAGCCGTTATAATAGGTGCAATGTACGCAGGATGTGATTGCTACTTTGGATACCCAATAACACCGGCCACAGAAATTCTTCACGAAGCTTCAAAGTACTTCCCAATGGTTGGAAGGAAGTTCGTTCAGGCGGAATCAGAGGAAGCTGCCATAAACATGGTTTATGGGGGAGCATCAACAGGGCACCGTGTTATGACAGCATCATCAGGTCCAGGTATAAGTCTGAAACAGGAAGGAATATCTTTCCTTGCAGGGGCAGAACTTCCATGTGTCATAGTGGATATTGTAAGGGCAGGTCCGGGTTTAGGGAACATAGGGCCTGAACAAGGTGACTACAACCAGATAGTTAAAGGTGGTGGCCATGGAAACTACAAAAACATAGTTCTTGCCCCCAACTCTGTCCAGGAAATGTGTGACTTCACAGCCAAGGCATTTGAACTGGCAGAAAAATACCGGAACCCTGTTATAGTGCTAGCAGATGGAGTCCTCGGTCAGATGGTAGAACCTCTACACTTCCCTGAAACTGCGTTCCAGCCTAAAATTGATACGTCATGGGCTGTCTGCGGGAACGCCGAAACAAAGAAAAACTTGGTAACATCAATATTTCTTAACTTCGACCAGCTCGAGGATTTCAATTACAGGATCCAGGAAAAATATGCTGTAATGGAGGAAAATGAAGTAAGATTTGAGGAGTATCAGATGGAAGATGCTGAGATCATTCTTGTGGCCTATGGAATAAGCAGCAGAATTGCAAGGGCTGCAGTTGAATCTGCCCGTGCTGAGGGGATAAAAGTCGGGCTTTTCAGACCCCAAACCCTCTTCCCCTTCCCAAAAAATGAGCTTAAAAAAATAGCAGAAGAACGGGAATGCAAATTCCTGTCAGTTGAAATGAGCAACGGCCAGATGCGTGATGATATAAGACTTGCAATAGAATGCAAGCGCCCTGTGGAACTTGTAAACCGGATGGGTGGAAACCTCATGGACAGGGACAGTATCATGAGTAAGATAAAGGAAATCGCTGGTAAAAAAGTTGAAGGCAAATTTGAGGGAATTGGGAAAATAGATAAGATTGACCCAGATAAAGCAATTGGAGATAAAATTGATGGAAATGGAGGAGGTGACTAA